A region from the Desulfoglaeba alkanexedens ALDC genome encodes:
- a CDS encoding HIT family protein codes for MADCIFCMIVDGKIPCAKVYEDEYSLAFLDINPLVWGHTLLIPKRHFVTIFDMPPEAVAACGGALQKVAQAVFKGMNAEGMNILQNNYAIAGQQIDHVHFHLLPRRAGDGFKVPWPAKKYPEGEMDKVLEKILRAF; via the coding sequence ATGGCGGATTGCATCTTCTGCATGATCGTCGACGGCAAAATCCCTTGCGCCAAAGTCTACGAAGACGAATACTCCCTGGCTTTCCTCGACATCAACCCACTCGTATGGGGCCACACACTGCTCATTCCTAAGAGACATTTTGTGACCATCTTCGACATGCCCCCCGAAGCGGTGGCGGCCTGCGGTGGAGCGCTGCAGAAGGTGGCCCAGGCCGTCTTCAAGGGCATGAACGCCGAGGGCATGAACATCTTGCAGAACAATTACGCCATCGCGGGCCAACAAATCGACCATGTTCACTTTCATCTGCTGCCGCGCCGTGCCGGTGACGGCTTCAAAGTGCCTTGGCCGGCGAAAAAGTATCCTGAAGGCGAGATGGATAAGGTGCTGGAGAAGATCCTCAGGGCTTTCTGA
- a CDS encoding DUF4338 domain-containing protein, whose amino-acid sequence MNHSKNLNFCGIQVGEKELELIRDTVHDCAGLSRTELAHTLCELLEWRRPNGSLKAHECRRFLEELEAQGFLRLPESQSRTRKAATIMPPADANRVAPSELFEAGLREVSPVILEIVETPEDQRLWREWVGHHHYLGFKVPFGAQLRYFIRVHGSEPRRVGCLQLSSPAWRMAPRDRWIGWNEEERVRGLQRIVQNSRFLILPWVRIPHLASAALAQMARRVATDWEARYAVRPLLLETLVDSARFRGTCYRAANWIFLGTTTGRGRMDREHRRDGAAPKDIFVYPLCRGAREKLRNP is encoded by the coding sequence ATGAACCATTCGAAGAATCTGAATTTCTGCGGCATCCAGGTCGGGGAAAAAGAACTGGAGTTGATTCGGGACACAGTGCACGATTGTGCCGGGTTGAGTCGCACCGAGTTGGCACATACGTTGTGTGAACTGCTGGAGTGGCGCCGCCCCAACGGATCGCTCAAGGCTCATGAATGCCGGCGTTTTCTGGAAGAACTGGAAGCCCAAGGCTTTCTTCGGCTTCCGGAATCTCAGAGCCGTACTCGAAAGGCCGCGACCATCATGCCGCCCGCCGACGCGAACCGCGTGGCACCTTCGGAGTTGTTCGAGGCCGGCCTTCGGGAAGTATCGCCGGTGATCTTGGAGATCGTGGAGACCCCGGAAGATCAGCGCCTGTGGCGGGAATGGGTCGGACATCATCACTACCTGGGCTTCAAAGTGCCTTTTGGTGCTCAGCTCAGATACTTTATCCGCGTGCACGGCTCGGAACCTCGCAGGGTAGGGTGCTTGCAGCTTTCAAGCCCTGCCTGGCGGATGGCGCCCCGTGACCGCTGGATCGGCTGGAACGAAGAAGAACGTGTTCGCGGCTTGCAACGGATCGTTCAGAACAGCCGCTTTTTGATCCTTCCGTGGGTCAGGATCCCTCACCTGGCCAGCGCTGCTCTCGCTCAGATGGCGCGGCGGGTGGCGACCGATTGGGAAGCACGTTACGCGGTTCGTCCGTTGCTGCTGGAAACCCTGGTGGATTCGGCGCGGTTTCGCGGCACCTGTTACCGGGCGGCCAACTGGATTTTTCTCGGCACAACCACCGGTCGGGGACGCATGGACCGGGAGCATCGCCGGGACGGCGCTGCTCCCAAAGACATTTTCGTCTATCCGCTCTGCCGCGGGGCCCGGGAAAAACTGCGCAATCCCTGA
- a CDS encoding glycosyltransferase family 2 protein — MTGISVMVSVVIPVHNRAGLVEEAIRSVLGQRGIRPEIIVVDDGSDDATPEVLKRYGSAVTVIRQERRGVSAARNRGAQAASNQWLAFLDSDDLWLSEKLAEQTAYLRRHPELEICQTDEIWIQDGRRRNPGRRHEKPQGHCFSRLLERCLVSPSAVMIRRSLFEAVGGFDEAIPACEDYDLWLRIGWRHSIGLVRKPLVVKRGGHPDQLSRTVPALDRFRIRALEKLLRGTPLLLDQKHLALQVFQEKCRVYGSGCLKRGKTAEGTAVLSLPFQVAEELGLSPADAVHAGGRSDEETLFSST; from the coding sequence GTGACGGGTATATCGGTCATGGTGAGTGTGGTGATCCCCGTGCACAACCGGGCCGGATTGGTGGAAGAAGCGATCCGGAGCGTCTTAGGCCAGCGGGGGATTCGACCGGAAATCATCGTGGTCGACGATGGATCCGACGATGCAACCCCGGAGGTACTGAAGCGCTATGGGTCGGCGGTCACCGTCATCCGGCAGGAACGGCGGGGGGTGAGCGCCGCCCGGAACCGGGGCGCGCAGGCGGCGTCAAACCAATGGCTGGCTTTTCTCGATTCCGACGATCTGTGGCTCTCCGAAAAACTTGCCGAACAGACCGCCTACCTCCGGCGGCACCCGGAACTTGAAATCTGCCAAACCGATGAAATCTGGATTCAAGACGGCCGGCGTCGTAACCCCGGCCGTAGGCACGAAAAGCCGCAAGGTCACTGTTTCTCTCGGCTGTTGGAGCGGTGCCTGGTGAGTCCCTCCGCGGTCATGATCCGCCGGTCGCTTTTCGAGGCTGTCGGCGGCTTCGACGAAGCCATTCCGGCTTGCGAAGATTACGACCTTTGGCTCCGGATCGGCTGGCGCCACTCCATCGGCCTGGTTCGGAAGCCGCTTGTGGTCAAGCGTGGCGGGCATCCGGATCAACTTTCCAGAACGGTCCCGGCGCTTGACCGATTCCGCATCCGCGCCCTGGAAAAACTCCTGCGCGGTACGCCGCTTTTGCTCGACCAAAAGCACCTCGCTCTGCAGGTTTTCCAAGAAAAATGCCGCGTTTACGGATCAGGCTGCCTGAAGCGTGGAAAAACCGCCGAAGGAACCGCCGTTCTTTCCCTTCCATTTCAGGTCGCGGAAGAATTGGGGCTTTCGCCCGCCGACGCGGTACATGCCGGCGGTCGTTCCGACGAGGAGACCCTCTTTTCCAGCACCTGA
- a CDS encoding nitroreductase family protein, with translation MDLDRVIKERRSIRKFRPDPVPREVLQEVIELALWAPSGMNRQEWELVVVQGKPRDRLLEIVSKSQEYVLPHLQELFSEKMINISLQVFKNLGGAPVVVLVTIPKEAVHIPEGLDPRGRYYLEFNRYSRLLSAAALIQNLLLAAHSRGLATCWMTGPKYMEEEINAFLGMEGRELVSIVPLGYPDQSPPAPPRKENVVRWVGFDNT, from the coding sequence ATGGATCTGGATCGCGTCATAAAGGAACGAAGGAGCATTCGAAAGTTTCGCCCGGACCCTGTCCCCCGCGAGGTACTCCAGGAAGTGATCGAACTGGCGCTTTGGGCTCCTTCCGGGATGAACCGCCAGGAATGGGAACTGGTGGTCGTCCAGGGGAAACCGCGGGACCGGCTGCTGGAGATCGTCTCCAAATCCCAGGAATACGTCCTTCCTCACCTCCAGGAACTCTTTTCTGAAAAGATGATCAATATTTCTCTTCAGGTCTTCAAGAACCTCGGAGGGGCACCGGTGGTGGTGTTGGTCACCATCCCCAAAGAAGCGGTTCACATCCCCGAAGGCCTGGATCCACGCGGGCGCTACTACCTGGAATTCAACCGCTACAGCCGCCTCCTGAGCGCCGCGGCACTCATCCAGAACCTGCTTCTCGCCGCCCATAGCCGGGGACTCGCCACCTGCTGGATGACGGGCCCCAAGTACATGGAAGAAGAAATCAACGCGTTTCTCGGCATGGAAGGCAGGGAACTCGTTTCCATCGTGCCCCTGGGATACCCCGACCAGTCGCCTCCCGCTCCGCCGCGCAAAGAAAACGTGGTCCGCTGGGTCGGCTTCGACAATACCTGA
- a CDS encoding 2-oxoglutarate dehydrogenase E1 component yields the protein MDVSLALNAEFIDRQYRKWREEPSSVSRDWRLFFEGFELGTAPGEAVPGVCDKAQVLRQARVETLIHRYRDIGHLLSCLDPLAECPLDHPLLRLEAFGLDEGDLERVFYTPEISLWEEARLRDIVDLLKETYCGSVGVEYLHLQDPEERRWLQERMESVRNHPEWDSAVQKQIFRKLFEANLFEQFLHAKYVGQKRFSIEGAETVAAMLEALVLHAASGSCREIVLGMAHRGRLTVQTCVLGKPSEAVFCEFEENYDPGALVGSGDVKYHRGWMSDLSLPGDRSLRAVLVSNPSHLESVDPVVEGMARARQDRLADRAREAVLPVLIHGDAAFSGQGVVYETLNLSQLEGYTTGGTLHLVINNQIGFTTVPEEARSTRYATDVAKMLLAPIFHVHGEDPEAAVHVVQLACDYRNRFKKDVVVDVICYRRYGHNEGDEPYYTQPLMYERIKNRPPVSELYADRLVSRGTIRSEDPDILRKDINARLEAALEKARSRTCEAPLSRFYEEWEGITGGYSHEPVETGVPEAVLEELAPRLYAVPEGFTLHERLQRILRRQVDRVLEGEGIGWATAELLAFATLLVEGTPVRLSGQDSRRGTFSQRHGVLVDAKTGDHHIPLRHLDTDQAPFDIYDSSLSENGVLGFEYGYAQASPDRLVIWEAQFGDFANNAQAIIDQYIASAEAKWRRPNGLVLLLPHGYEGLGPEHSSARLERFLQLCAEDNLQVVYPTTPAQYFHLLRRQMKRPFRKPLVVMAPKSLLRHPQAVSPRREFAEGRFQEVLDDGVDPAKVRRGLLTTGKLYYDLLERRENTGRDDIALVRLEQIHPFPEKRLREVFNRYSGVSDWFWVQEEPKNMGAWPFAAFRLEDLLGERPGCIARAESASPATGYYLIHKQEQEAIVTEAFGKPAT from the coding sequence ATGGATGTGTCGCTAGCCTTGAATGCGGAATTCATCGACCGGCAGTATCGGAAGTGGCGTGAGGAGCCTTCGAGCGTCTCCAGGGATTGGCGGCTGTTTTTCGAAGGATTTGAACTGGGAACGGCACCGGGCGAAGCTGTTCCCGGTGTATGCGATAAGGCGCAGGTGCTCCGTCAGGCCCGGGTTGAAACCTTGATCCACCGGTATCGGGACATCGGGCATCTGCTTTCCTGCCTGGACCCCCTGGCTGAATGTCCCCTGGATCATCCGCTGCTCCGGCTTGAAGCCTTCGGGCTGGACGAAGGTGATCTGGAGCGCGTCTTTTACACGCCGGAAATTTCCCTCTGGGAAGAGGCGCGGCTTCGGGACATCGTGGATCTCCTGAAGGAAACCTACTGTGGATCGGTGGGTGTCGAGTACCTGCACCTGCAGGATCCCGAAGAGCGGCGATGGCTTCAGGAGCGCATGGAGTCCGTTCGCAACCATCCCGAGTGGGACTCAGCCGTTCAAAAGCAAATTTTTCGAAAGCTTTTTGAGGCCAACCTCTTCGAGCAGTTTCTTCACGCCAAGTATGTGGGTCAGAAGCGGTTTTCCATCGAAGGGGCGGAGACGGTGGCGGCCATGCTTGAGGCGCTGGTCCTTCATGCCGCTTCCGGCTCGTGCCGCGAGATCGTTCTGGGGATGGCTCACCGCGGGCGCCTCACCGTGCAGACGTGCGTCCTCGGAAAGCCGTCTGAAGCGGTTTTTTGCGAGTTCGAGGAGAACTACGATCCGGGGGCCCTGGTGGGAAGCGGGGATGTCAAGTACCATCGGGGCTGGATGTCGGACCTTTCGCTTCCCGGGGACCGATCGCTCCGGGCCGTTCTGGTTTCCAACCCCAGCCACCTGGAATCGGTGGATCCGGTCGTGGAAGGCATGGCCCGGGCCCGCCAGGACCGGCTGGCTGACCGGGCGCGCGAAGCCGTCCTTCCGGTCCTCATCCACGGTGACGCCGCCTTTTCCGGCCAAGGCGTGGTCTACGAAACCCTTAACCTGTCTCAGCTTGAAGGCTACACCACCGGCGGGACGCTGCATCTGGTCATCAACAATCAAATCGGTTTCACCACGGTTCCTGAAGAGGCCCGCTCCACGCGATATGCGACCGACGTGGCGAAGATGCTTCTCGCTCCCATCTTTCATGTCCACGGCGAAGACCCTGAAGCGGCCGTCCACGTCGTGCAACTCGCTTGCGATTACCGCAACCGGTTCAAGAAGGACGTGGTGGTGGACGTGATCTGTTACCGCCGCTACGGCCATAACGAAGGCGATGAACCTTACTACACCCAGCCGCTCATGTACGAACGGATTAAGAACCGCCCGCCCGTGTCCGAACTCTACGCCGACCGTCTGGTGAGCCGGGGGACCATCCGCAGCGAGGATCCGGACATCCTTCGAAAAGACATCAACGCGCGGCTGGAGGCGGCCTTGGAAAAGGCTCGAAGCCGAACGTGCGAAGCTCCCCTCAGCCGCTTTTACGAAGAATGGGAAGGGATCACCGGCGGTTATTCCCACGAACCCGTGGAAACGGGTGTCCCGGAAGCCGTCTTGGAGGAGCTTGCGCCCCGGCTTTATGCCGTGCCGGAGGGGTTCACCCTGCACGAACGTCTTCAGCGCATTCTCAGGCGGCAGGTGGATCGGGTGTTGGAAGGCGAGGGGATCGGCTGGGCCACGGCGGAACTGCTGGCCTTTGCCACACTCCTTGTGGAAGGGACGCCGGTGCGGCTGAGCGGCCAGGACAGCCGCCGCGGGACCTTCAGCCAACGCCACGGTGTCCTGGTGGATGCGAAGACCGGCGACCATCACATCCCGCTGCGACATCTCGACACCGATCAGGCGCCCTTCGACATCTACGACAGCAGCCTCTCGGAAAACGGCGTTCTGGGTTTCGAATACGGCTATGCTCAGGCGAGTCCCGATCGGCTGGTGATCTGGGAAGCCCAGTTCGGCGACTTCGCCAACAATGCTCAGGCGATCATCGACCAGTACATCGCGAGCGCGGAAGCCAAATGGCGGCGGCCGAACGGCCTGGTGCTGCTTCTTCCGCACGGATACGAAGGACTCGGTCCGGAACACTCCAGCGCCCGCCTCGAACGTTTCCTTCAGCTCTGCGCCGAAGACAACCTTCAGGTCGTTTACCCCACCACGCCGGCACAGTATTTTCACCTTCTTCGCCGCCAGATGAAACGGCCCTTCCGTAAGCCGCTTGTCGTCATGGCGCCCAAGAGTTTGCTGAGGCATCCGCAGGCCGTTTCTCCCCGGCGGGAATTTGCGGAAGGCCGTTTCCAAGAAGTTCTGGACGACGGGGTCGACCCGGCGAAGGTCCGGCGCGGCCTTCTGACCACTGGAAAGCTGTACTACGATCTGCTGGAACGCCGGGAAAATACCGGCCGGGACGACATCGCCCTTGTGCGCCTCGAACAGATCCACCCCTTTCCCGAAAAGCGGCTTCGGGAGGTTTTCAACCGATATTCCGGGGTCTCGGACTGGTTCTGGGTGCAGGAAGAACCGAAGAACATGGGTGCTTGGCCGTTCGCGGCCTTCAGGCTGGAAGACCTTCTCGGCGAAAGGCCGGGGTGCATCGCGCGGGCCGAATCGGCGAGCCCCGCCACCGGCTATTACCTCATCCACAAACAGGAACAGGAAGCCATCGTTACGGAGGCCTTCGGAAAGCCGGCGACGTGA
- the odhB gene encoding 2-oxoglutarate dehydrogenase complex dihydrolipoyllysine-residue succinyltransferase — protein MKIEVKVPEVGESVKEAVLAQWYVKEGEPVRKGAVLFVIETDKVTLEVAAEADGVLHILVPEGETVPIGTVIAEIDTEIVPARGEGEPEKAAEEAPKEAVLEEEGLREPVEAGGEEAERKREGAAAEEAVAASMAHAVEGGPPEKAGPLLPPSVRRLVAEKGIDVSRISGTGPRGRITKGDVLLYLEQAGETRRKEEEPKREVPAVGRAPREAAQEVEKVGKGTPGISGERTGASKPEEEARVTRKPMSRIRLRIAERLLEARRNTAMLTTFNEIDMSAVQNTRARFKEQFRERHGVSLGIMSFFMKAVTTALREIPELNAFIDGTDIVYHGDVHLGIAVAGERGLVVPVIRNADRLGFAELERAVVDFVAKVKENRLELSDLEGGTFTITNGGVFGSLLSTPILNTPQSGILGMHKIEDRPVVVDGQVVVRPMMYVALSYDHRIVDGREAVVFLRRVKECVEHPERILLEV, from the coding sequence ATGAAGATCGAAGTCAAGGTGCCGGAAGTCGGCGAGTCGGTCAAGGAAGCCGTTCTCGCCCAATGGTATGTGAAAGAAGGCGAACCGGTTCGCAAGGGAGCGGTGCTCTTCGTTATCGAAACGGATAAGGTGACGCTGGAAGTGGCGGCGGAAGCGGACGGGGTGCTCCACATCCTGGTGCCGGAAGGGGAGACCGTCCCCATTGGAACGGTCATTGCGGAAATCGATACGGAAATCGTACCCGCACGTGGGGAAGGAGAACCCGAAAAAGCGGCGGAAGAGGCCCCGAAGGAAGCGGTTCTCGAAGAAGAAGGGTTGCGAGAACCGGTGGAAGCCGGCGGTGAGGAGGCGGAGCGAAAACGCGAGGGAGCCGCCGCGGAAGAAGCGGTTGCGGCAAGCATGGCCCACGCCGTTGAGGGCGGTCCGCCCGAGAAAGCAGGTCCGCTGCTTCCGCCTTCGGTCCGGCGGCTGGTGGCCGAAAAAGGGATCGACGTCTCCCGCATTTCGGGGACCGGACCGCGGGGCCGGATCACCAAAGGTGATGTGCTCCTGTACCTGGAGCAGGCGGGTGAAACGCGCCGGAAAGAGGAAGAACCGAAGAGAGAAGTGCCCGCAGTGGGAAGGGCTCCCCGGGAGGCCGCTCAGGAGGTTGAGAAAGTCGGGAAAGGAACTCCAGGGATTTCAGGAGAAAGGACCGGGGCTTCAAAACCTGAAGAAGAAGCGCGCGTGACCCGGAAGCCCATGAGCCGCATCCGGCTCCGAATTGCGGAACGCCTCCTGGAAGCCCGCCGAAATACGGCCATGCTCACCACCTTCAACGAAATCGATATGAGCGCCGTTCAGAACACCCGAGCTCGCTTCAAAGAGCAGTTTCGGGAACGACACGGGGTTTCGCTGGGGATCATGTCCTTTTTCATGAAGGCCGTCACGACGGCCCTCAGGGAAATCCCGGAACTCAATGCTTTCATCGACGGCACCGACATCGTGTATCACGGCGACGTGCACCTGGGGATCGCCGTGGCGGGGGAGCGCGGCCTGGTGGTTCCGGTCATCCGGAACGCCGATCGGTTGGGGTTTGCGGAACTGGAACGGGCAGTCGTGGACTTTGTGGCCAAGGTGAAGGAAAACCGGCTGGAGCTTTCGGACTTGGAGGGTGGCACGTTCACCATCACGAATGGAGGCGTCTTCGGTTCCCTTCTCAGCACCCCGATCCTCAACACGCCTCAAAGCGGTATCCTCGGGATGCACAAGATCGAAGACCGTCCCGTGGTGGTGGACGGCCAGGTGGTGGTGCGGCCCATGATGTACGTGGCTCTGAGCTACGATCATCGGATTGTGGACGGCCGGGAAGCGGTGGTCTTTCTTAGGCGCGTCAAGGAATGCGTCGAACATCCGGAACGCATCCTTCTGGAGGTTTGA
- a CDS encoding FMN-dependent NADH-azoreductase, whose product MYKVLYLQTSPRGKRSYSIAAADAFIDAYKALHPEDEIVTVNLFEKELPPFDGLTLQGKYAILHGKKHSQEELAAWRAVEQVIEEFKSFDKYVLAVPMWNFLIPYKLKHYLDVLIQPTYTFRVTPEGGSEGLVTGKPVFLACARGGAYPPGSEAEALDFQTHYLKMILGFIGLTDVRTLVVEPTLAGGPDEAERRKQEALDKAREIARDF is encoded by the coding sequence ATGTATAAAGTACTTTACCTGCAAACGTCCCCGCGAGGCAAGCGGTCCTATTCCATCGCCGCCGCCGATGCCTTTATCGACGCCTACAAGGCCTTGCATCCCGAAGATGAAATCGTCACGGTGAACCTCTTCGAAAAGGAACTGCCGCCTTTCGACGGCTTGACACTCCAGGGCAAGTACGCCATCCTGCATGGGAAAAAGCACTCGCAAGAAGAACTTGCCGCCTGGCGGGCCGTGGAACAGGTTATCGAAGAGTTCAAATCCTTCGACAAGTACGTGCTGGCCGTCCCCATGTGGAATTTTCTAATTCCTTACAAGCTGAAACACTACTTGGACGTACTCATCCAGCCCACTTACACGTTTCGCGTGACTCCGGAGGGAGGCTCCGAGGGCTTGGTCACGGGAAAGCCGGTGTTTCTGGCCTGTGCCCGCGGCGGTGCCTACCCGCCGGGAAGTGAAGCCGAAGCCCTCGACTTTCAGACCCACTACCTCAAGATGATCCTGGGATTCATCGGCTTGACCGACGTACGAACACTCGTGGTCGAACCGACCCTCGCCGGAGGTCCCGACGAGGCCGAACGAAGGAAACAGGAAGCTCTGGACAAAGCCCGGGAGATCGCCCGTGATTTTTAG